The following proteins are co-located in the Desulfoscipio sp. XC116 genome:
- a CDS encoding beta-ketoacyl-ACP synthase III produces the protein MAVERIRAGIAGIGIYVPERILTNFDLEQTLDTSDEWIYSRTGIRERRVAAEEEATSDQALLASQRALEDAGVRPEEIDLIITATNTPDMLFPATACLLQDKLGAKRAGAFDLLAGCTGFIYGVVVGAQFISAGTANTVLVVGAETLSRVVNWSDRNTCVLFGDGAGAVVLRPAPGDRGILSTALGSDGGGGHLLCLPAGGSRHPASADTLAQDLHYVHMHGREVFKFAVRAMGDGAAKVLRRAGLTNNDVDFLIPHQANIRIIEHAAKKMKLPMERVAVNVDRYGNTSTASIPLALEESLKSGKIKDGDNVIMVGFGAGLTWAGLLIRWCDYKKQG, from the coding sequence ATGGCAGTTGAAAGAATCCGTGCCGGTATTGCAGGTATAGGGATTTATGTGCCGGAACGAATATTAACCAATTTTGATTTGGAGCAGACGCTTGACACCAGCGATGAATGGATTTATTCTCGTACGGGTATTCGCGAAAGACGAGTGGCAGCCGAAGAAGAGGCCACTTCGGATCAGGCTTTGCTGGCTTCGCAAAGGGCGCTGGAGGATGCCGGTGTGCGGCCGGAGGAAATAGATCTTATTATTACAGCCACCAATACTCCCGATATGCTTTTTCCCGCTACGGCTTGCCTGCTGCAGGATAAGCTGGGCGCGAAGCGAGCCGGGGCGTTTGATTTGTTGGCGGGTTGTACCGGTTTTATATATGGTGTCGTCGTGGGGGCGCAGTTTATTTCCGCCGGTACGGCCAATACCGTGCTGGTAGTCGGCGCGGAAACACTGTCACGGGTGGTTAACTGGTCCGATCGCAATACATGTGTGCTTTTTGGCGATGGGGCCGGTGCGGTCGTGCTGCGTCCGGCGCCGGGTGACCGGGGTATTTTATCCACTGCGCTGGGCTCCGACGGCGGCGGCGGTCACTTGCTCTGTCTGCCTGCCGGTGGTTCCCGCCATCCGGCCAGTGCCGATACCTTGGCGCAGGATTTGCATTATGTTCACATGCATGGCCGGGAAGTATTTAAGTTTGCGGTACGCGCCATGGGGGACGGCGCCGCCAAGGTGCTCCGCCGGGCCGGGCTGACCAATAACGATGTGGATTTTTTGATACCTCACCAGGCGAATATTCGGATTATAGAACACGCCGCTAAAAAGATGAAATTACCCATGGAGCGGGTAGCCGTTAACGTAGACCGTTATGGCAATACATCCACGGCTTCTATTCCGCTGGCCCTGGAGGAATCATTGAAAAGCGGTAAAATAAAAGACGGTGATAATGTAATCATGGTTGGTTTTGGCGCCGGTCTGACTTGGGCCGGTCTGCTGATCAGGTGGTGTGATTATAAAAAGCAGGGGTAG
- the plsX gene encoding phosphate acyltransferase PlsX, whose protein sequence is MKIAIDAMGGDYAPREIVRGAWEACRETGQQIIMVGDRGILTDELDQLGKSYTGLEIVHAEEVIAMDEAPAVAVRRKKNSSLVMAAELVRDGHAGALVSAGSTGATMAATLLRWGRIPGIARPAIAGVLPTERGVTILLDVGANVDCKPKHLVQFAVMGSLYAHKILGVDHPRVGLLNVGEESTKGNELTQETYPLLQAAPVHFHGNVEGRDIFKGTVDVVVCDGFIGNVVLKTGEGLADVLMRMIGQAMRQSSLAKIGAALTLPALKKLGKKLNYSEYGGAPLLGINGVAIVCHGSSKSLAIKNAVYRAKESVENGLISAISDRLNDTVRKVGCADGS, encoded by the coding sequence TTGAAAATAGCCATTGATGCTATGGGTGGCGATTACGCGCCCCGGGAAATTGTGCGGGGTGCCTGGGAAGCTTGCCGGGAAACCGGGCAGCAAATTATAATGGTAGGCGACCGGGGTATTTTAACAGACGAATTAGATCAGCTGGGTAAAAGCTATACCGGTTTGGAAATCGTGCATGCCGAAGAGGTAATAGCCATGGATGAGGCACCGGCCGTGGCGGTGCGGCGTAAGAAGAACTCATCGTTGGTGATGGCTGCCGAGCTTGTCCGGGACGGCCATGCCGGCGCCCTGGTCTCAGCCGGCAGCACCGGTGCCACCATGGCGGCCACACTGCTGCGCTGGGGGCGCATACCCGGGATTGCCCGCCCGGCTATTGCCGGGGTACTGCCTACGGAACGGGGCGTTACTATATTACTGGATGTGGGTGCCAATGTTGATTGCAAACCCAAACACCTGGTCCAATTCGCTGTTATGGGGTCTCTTTATGCCCATAAAATACTGGGTGTCGACCATCCTCGGGTGGGCCTTTTAAACGTGGGTGAGGAAAGCACCAAGGGTAATGAATTGACCCAGGAAACTTATCCGCTGCTGCAGGCGGCTCCCGTGCATTTTCACGGTAATGTGGAAGGCCGGGATATTTTCAAAGGTACCGTTGATGTAGTAGTTTGTGATGGATTCATAGGTAATGTCGTTTTAAAAACCGGCGAGGGCCTGGCTGACGTATTAATGAGAATGATTGGTCAGGCTATGCGGCAGAGCAGCCTGGCTAAAATCGGCGCTGCTTTGACTTTACCGGCTTTGAAAAAATTAGGTAAAAAATTAAATTACTCCGAGTACGGTGGCGCGCCACTGTTAGGTATAAACGGAGTAGCCATTGTTTGTCACGGCAGCTCCAAATCACTGGCTATTAAAAATGCCGTATACCGGGCGAAAGAATCGGTGGAAAACGGGCTGATCAGCGCCATCAGCGATAGGCTAAACGATACAGTGCGCAAAGTGGGGTGTGCCGATGGCAGTTGA
- the fapR gene encoding transcription factor FapR yields the protein MRKNNAVKTERQGLLTIYLAGNPFLTDDDLAQLLTVSIQTIRLDRAELNIPEMRERVKKMARGAYQNLRAIEDHEVVGELVGLEIGLQGMSMLRVSEEMTLRKTRVLDGQYLFAQANSLALALIDTEVALTGTSKISFKRPVFRGEKVVARAIVTRRRGNKYMVRVSSHVRGELVFQGKFLVFDLSEEVNRLENSH from the coding sequence ATGAGAAAAAACAATGCAGTAAAAACAGAAAGGCAAGGATTGCTAACAATATACCTGGCCGGTAACCCTTTTCTGACTGACGATGACTTGGCGCAGCTGCTGACGGTAAGTATTCAGACCATCAGGCTGGACAGAGCGGAATTAAATATTCCGGAGATGAGAGAGCGCGTCAAAAAAATGGCTAGGGGAGCGTACCAAAATCTAAGGGCTATCGAAGACCACGAAGTGGTGGGCGAGCTGGTCGGGCTGGAAATCGGCCTGCAAGGTATGTCCATGCTTAGGGTCAGTGAGGAAATGACCCTGCGCAAGACCAGGGTGCTGGACGGACAATATCTTTTTGCCCAGGCTAATTCACTGGCCCTGGCCCTTATTGATACCGAGGTGGCGCTTACCGGTACATCTAAAATTAGTTTTAAAAGACCGGTTTTTCGCGGAGAGAAAGTAGTAGCCAGGGCGATTGTCACCCGGAGAAGGGGTAACAAATATATGGTAAGAGTCAGCTCTCATGTTCGGGGTGAGTTGGTGTTCCAAGGAAAATTCCTAGTGTTTGATTTGTCCGAGGAGGTTAACCGGCTTGAAAATAGCCATTGA
- the rpmF gene encoding 50S ribosomal protein L32, whose protein sequence is MGVPKRRSSKQRKRQRRAHWKIEAPELTKCPQCHELMAPHRVCPDCGYYKGREVVAVK, encoded by the coding sequence ATGGGTGTACCAAAGAGGAGAAGTTCCAAACAAAGAAAGCGGCAGCGCAGGGCACATTGGAAAATTGAAGCCCCCGAGCTGACAAAATGTCCGCAATGCCACGAGCTGATGGCGCCGCACCGGGTTTGTCCCGACTGTGGTTACTACAAGGGAAGAGAAGTGGTAGCGGTAAAATAA
- a CDS encoding DUF177 domain-containing protein, translating to MPFLDVEQLKKANGERQRVVFTGELPALQVEDSEFVFVEPARFDLILTNVGSSAINVEGKLQVFLKVPCSRCLQDFVLNLNPLFSETYYEKNQPAPKGKNDEWVAYSGDRIDITPEVLGTVLMNLPMRFICHEQCRGLCPVCGVDLNQKQCNCVQNDLDPRLAKLKELLKS from the coding sequence ATGCCCTTTTTGGATGTGGAACAACTCAAAAAAGCGAATGGTGAGCGTCAAAGGGTTGTCTTTACCGGAGAATTACCTGCGCTGCAGGTGGAAGACAGCGAGTTTGTATTTGTAGAACCGGCCCGGTTTGACCTCATATTGACCAATGTAGGCAGCAGCGCCATAAATGTCGAAGGCAAATTGCAAGTTTTTTTGAAAGTGCCCTGCAGCCGCTGTTTGCAAGATTTCGTTTTAAATTTGAATCCACTTTTCAGTGAAACGTATTATGAAAAAAATCAGCCTGCGCCAAAAGGCAAAAATGATGAGTGGGTTGCTTATTCCGGCGATCGTATAGATATTACGCCGGAGGTTTTGGGCACGGTGTTAATGAATCTGCCGATGCGTTTTATTTGTCATGAACAGTGCCGTGGTTTATGTCCCGTATGTGGTGTGGATTTAAACCAAAAACAGTGTAATTGCGTTCAAAATGATCTAGACCCGCGTCTGGCTAAATTAAAAGAACTATTGAAGTCATAA
- the ylbJ gene encoding sporulation integral membrane protein YlbJ: MPIRKNDLSGLLWTALAICFVLAMVTQPKITFQGATTGLTTWWEIVFPSLLPFFIASEILMKLGLVRFIGVLMEPVMRPLFNVPGAGGFVMVIGFTSGFPIGGMVTAQLRRQGLCTRLEAERLMCFTNNSSPLFMLTAVAVGMFGKPELGLVIAGSHYLANIIIGLALRFYGRGERTRRFTADARSWSVYSAFGALLQHQRAQRQPLGKLLGEAVASSITKLINIGGFIILFAVIIRLLNEAGAIGHIAAAMGALLIPLGFEPDILTALASGFFEMTIGTKMASEAAASELQQLMAVSMILGWSGLSIHAQVASMISQTDLRMGLFFAARLVHALLGTCLTWLFYKPASTTGLLSLPVAAPIITWSNYHSLTVMAYSLLALIAMLIFLILLSIVCNFFTSILAQVKKI; encoded by the coding sequence ATGCCGATTAGAAAAAACGACCTGTCCGGCCTTTTATGGACGGCCCTGGCAATTTGCTTTGTGCTGGCTATGGTCACCCAACCCAAGATCACTTTTCAGGGCGCCACAACAGGCCTTACAACCTGGTGGGAAATAGTGTTCCCATCTTTACTGCCTTTTTTTATTGCCTCGGAAATATTAATGAAGCTTGGACTGGTGCGATTTATCGGCGTGCTAATGGAACCTGTGATGCGGCCGCTTTTTAACGTGCCGGGCGCCGGGGGCTTTGTGATGGTTATTGGTTTTACTTCCGGCTTTCCCATTGGCGGCATGGTTACAGCCCAACTGCGCCGGCAGGGCCTGTGCACCAGGTTGGAGGCCGAACGGCTGATGTGTTTTACCAACAACTCGAGCCCCCTGTTCATGTTAACCGCCGTGGCGGTAGGTATGTTCGGCAAGCCCGAGCTGGGCTTGGTCATTGCCGGCTCGCACTATCTGGCCAATATTATAATTGGCCTGGCCTTGCGCTTTTACGGACGCGGTGAACGGACACGCCGATTTACGGCCGATGCCCGCTCCTGGTCGGTATACAGCGCCTTTGGCGCCCTTTTACAGCACCAACGGGCACAGCGACAGCCCCTTGGAAAATTGCTTGGGGAGGCGGTAGCTTCCTCCATCACCAAGCTTATTAATATCGGCGGTTTTATTATTTTGTTTGCCGTAATTATCCGTCTGTTAAATGAAGCCGGCGCCATCGGACACATCGCCGCGGCCATGGGAGCTTTGCTTATTCCCCTGGGCTTTGAGCCGGATATTTTAACCGCCCTGGCCAGCGGTTTTTTTGAAATGACCATCGGAACCAAAATGGCCTCCGAAGCGGCAGCTTCCGAACTGCAGCAATTGATGGCGGTGAGCATGATCCTGGGCTGGAGCGGTCTATCCATACACGCCCAGGTGGCCAGCATGATCTCACAAACCGACCTCCGCATGGGCCTGTTCTTCGCTGCTCGTTTAGTCCATGCCCTGCTGGGGACTTGTTTAACCTGGCTTTTTTATAAACCTGCAAGCACAACCGGCCTTCTCAGCTTGCCTGTAGCGGCCCCTATTATCACTTGGTCAAACTATCACAGCTTAACTGTCATGGCCTACTCTTTACTGGCTTTGATCGCGATGCTGATTTTTTTAATATTATTATCAATTGTTTGTAATTTTTTCACATCAATACTCGCCCAAGTTAAAAAGATATGA
- a CDS encoding ATPase, which produces MELFNVINEMEELIESSPKVPMTKRVLVDEDRLLDYLDRIRASLPEELRQAKWVLQERDKVITDSKREAVRMIEDAEKQLEKKAVDSEITRKAQEISEEIRLHSEEIARQIKQGAMDYADELLAGLEDKLNGILGQVQENRSELRGIKND; this is translated from the coding sequence TTGGAGTTGTTTAATGTTATAAATGAAATGGAAGAATTAATTGAAAGCAGCCCCAAAGTTCCCATGACCAAACGGGTTTTAGTAGATGAAGACAGATTGCTTGATTATTTGGACCGCATCAGAGCATCACTGCCCGAGGAATTACGGCAAGCTAAATGGGTGTTGCAGGAAAGAGACAAGGTAATTACTGATTCCAAGCGTGAGGCTGTACGTATGATTGAGGATGCCGAAAAACAACTGGAGAAAAAGGCGGTAGATTCGGAAATTACTCGCAAGGCTCAGGAAATAAGCGAAGAAATTCGCTTGCACAGCGAAGAAATTGCCAGGCAAATTAAGCAGGGAGCCATGGACTATGCTGATGAGTTGCTGGCCGGGCTGGAGGATAAATTAAATGGCATTTTAGGCCAGGTGCAAGAAAACAGGTCTGAATTAAGAGGTATCAAGAATGACTAG
- the coaD gene encoding pantetheine-phosphate adenylyltransferase, producing MRIAVYPGSFDPVTNGHLDIIERTAIMYDRLIVAVSSNPGKKPLFTVEERLDMLKIVTQPFYNVIVDTFNGLTVNYAREKEAQVIIRGLRAISDFENEFMMALTNKKLQTSVETVFLMTRAEFSFISSSAVKEVASFGGCVKDLVPPVIRERMQSKFK from the coding sequence TTGCGAATAGCAGTTTACCCGGGCAGCTTTGATCCTGTAACCAATGGACATCTGGACATTATAGAACGCACAGCGATTATGTACGATAGGTTAATTGTAGCGGTATCTTCGAATCCGGGTAAAAAACCGCTTTTCACTGTTGAGGAGCGGCTGGATATGCTTAAAATAGTCACTCAGCCTTTTTATAATGTAATAGTGGATACATTTAACGGTTTAACGGTTAATTATGCCAGGGAGAAGGAAGCACAGGTTATAATCAGAGGATTAAGGGCTATATCTGATTTCGAAAATGAATTTATGATGGCCTTAACTAATAAAAAACTGCAAACTTCGGTAGAAACGGTTTTTCTTATGACCCGAGCTGAATTTTCCTTCATAAGCTCCAGCGCTGTTAAAGAAGTAGCATCCTTTGGCGGTTGTGTAAAGGATTTAGTGCCGCCGGTAATCCGGGAAAGGATGCAGAGCAAATTTAAATAA